One genomic segment of Sminthopsis crassicaudata isolate SCR6 chromosome 2, ASM4859323v1, whole genome shotgun sequence includes these proteins:
- the TMEM208 gene encoding transmembrane protein 208: protein MAPKGKVGTKGKKQIFEENKETLRFYFRIILGATAIYSLVTLVIFYSSASFWAWTALVFSLVVYGASYRSMSSMAKAAFSEDGALADSGIDLNMEQGMAEHLKDVILLTAIVQVLSCFSLYVWYFWLLAPGRALYLLWVNILSPWLTAESANSIVEPNEKRQRRQERRQMKRL, encoded by the exons ATGGCG CCCAAAGGGAAGGTGGGCACGAAGGGGAAGAAGCAGATATTTGAAGAGAATAAGGAAACCCTGAGGTTCTACTTTCGGATCATCCTGGGCGCCACC GCTATTTACAGCCTCGTGACGCTCGTGATCTTCTACTCTTCAGCATCTTTTTGGGCCTGG ACGGCCCTCGTGTTCAGCCTGGTCGTGTATGGGGCCAGCTACCGCTCCATGAGCTCCATGGCCAAGGCGGCCTTCTCAGAGGACGGCGCCCTGGCGGACAGCGGCATCGACCTCAACATGGAACAGGGAATGGCAGA GCACCTGAAGGATGTGATCCTGTTAACAGCCATTGTCCAAGTGCTCAGCTGTTTCTCCCTCTATGTGTGGTACTTCTGGCTGTTG GCTCCTGGCCGAGCACTCTACCTCCTGTGGGTAAACATCCTGAGCCCTTGGCTCACAGCTGAGTCAGCCAACTCCATTGTTGAGCCCAATGAGAAGCGCCAGCGACGGCAGGAACGCCGACAAATGAAGCGGCTGTAG